Genomic segment of uncultured Desulfobacter sp.:
GCTGCCAAAACATGTTTTCCTGTAGCCGACAGTATGGCTTTTGTTATTGACGGTGTTGGCGGACCTTCAGCCATGACCGAGGAAGCAGCAGCGTCTGCCCTGGAATATAACCTGCCCGGTTTTGTTATTATCAACAAACTTGACCGTGAACGCTCTGATTTCAGCACTGCGGTAGCCGCGTGCGATACGTCTCTTAAGAAAAAAATCATCCCTGTATGCTATCCCATTGGGACGGAAGACGGGTTTAAAGGCCTTGTAAATATTGTTTCCGGCGAAGCATTTGAGTATGACGCCGACGGCAAGGCCACAAGAATAGATATCCCGGCGGATATGGCAGATGAAATTGCCGCGGATAAGGAAGCATTCGTTGAAAATATCGCAGAGCTTGATGATGATCTGCTTGAAAAATATCTGGAAGGCGAAGAACTGACCGAAGGAGAACTTAAAAGCGCTTTCAGAAAAGGCGTTCTTGATGCTCAGTTTTATCCGGCCATCTGCACATCAGCCACAAAAATGATCGGCATTGATGTGGTATTTGATTTTATCAATGACTATATGCCCTCCCCCCTTGACCGCGGCGCATGGATCGCCAAAGATGCCGATGGAAACGATGTGGAAGTGGCGCCTGATCCCGATGCTGAATTTACAGGTTTTGTGTTTGCGACAATTGTTGACCCCTATGCAGGACGGCTTTCTCTTTTCCGGGTGATCTCCGGAACCCTTGGCAAAGAAGGCAATGTCCTCAATGTGACCAAGGACACCAAAGAGAGGTTTTCACAGCTGCTTGAAATTGCCGGCAAAGAACAAAAACAGATTACCGGTGCTTTGCCCGGTGCCATCGTCGCTGTGTCAAAACTGAAAAGCACCTTGACAGGAGATACCCTGACCGGCGGCAAAGCCATCCAGATTCCGGCACCGGCCCCACTGCCCCCGTGCATCTCCTTTGCCATTTCACCCAAGGCCAAAAGCGACGAAGATAAAATTCATGAAGCCGTGCGTAAGATCCTTGAAGAGGATACCGGCCTGACCCTGCGCCGTGAAGAAGAGACCCGCCAGACGATTCTGTCCGGCCGCGGTCTGGTTCATATTGAAGTTACGGCTGAAAAAATTCAGCGCAAATTTAATGTGGGCATGGACATTGCCACACCCAAAGTGGCATATCGTGAAACATTTAAGAAAAAAGTCAGGGTCCAGGGCAAACACAAAAAACAGTCCGGTGGGCATGGTCAGTATGGTGACTGCTGGATTGAGCTTGAACCCCTCCCCAAAGGCTCCGGGTATGAATTCGTGGATAAGATTGTGGGCGGCGTAATTCCCAAAAACTACATTCCTGCGGTTGAAGCAGGTATTCGGGAAGCCATGAAGAAAGGTATTCTGGCAGGATTTCCCTGTGTGGATTTCCGAACCACTCTGGATTTTGGTTCCTACCATGCCGTTGACTCTTCGGAAATGGCATTTAAAACGGCCGGCTCCCTGGCCTTTAAAAATGCCGCTGCCGAGGCCAAGGCTGTTTTACTTGAACCGATTATGAAGGTGTCGGTCAAGGCACCAGACGAGTCCACAGGCGATATCATGGGTGATATGAACTCAAGGCGCGGCCGGGTTCTTGGTATGGATACTGATGGCGACAAACAGATTATCAACGCACTTGTCCCCATGTCTGAAATGCTTCGGTATGCACCGGACCTGAGTTCCATGACCGGTGGCCGGGGTACATTTACCATGGAGTTTGAGGTGTATGACGAAGTACCTGCGGATCTGGCCAAAAAGATTATTGACCAGGTCAATGCTGAAAAAGAAGGTTAATCGTCAATATATAACAGTCACTGACTGACCTGATATATCAATATGTTTTAAGCCGTTCGAATATATTATCGGACGGCTTATTTTTTTGGGATTATATGTACCATGCGCAACTTCATAACGTTACAGACATTTCAGTAACGTTACTTATCTTCATTATTTAAAATTCTTCCTTTCATTTAAGAAATTTTTATATGCCATAATTTCCAATAGATAACCCTGTTTTTTTGTTTTAGCTAAAAAAGTGCCGCAGCCAGGCACGAACTGTGAAGTGTTTTAAAACTTTAATATATTGAATACTGGATTGCCGATAAAAAACTTAAGACAATTAAGGAATTTATAATAATGAAGAAAAAAGTACTGATCATTGGCGGGGTTGCTTGTGGCCCTAAAGCTGCATCCCGGATTAAACGACTATCCCCGGACGCCGAAGTCACCATTCTTGAAAAAGGCGAACTGCTCTCCTATGCAGGGTGTGGCCTGCCCTATTACATTTCCGGGCAGGTGAAAAATGATGATGATTTAATGACTACCCCGGCAGGTGTTGTAAGAGATCCTAACTTTTTTAAAATGGTCAAAGATATTCAGGTTAAAAATCATACCCTGGCAGAATCCATAGACCGTAAAAGCAAAGTGGTCAAAGCGGTTGACCTTTCGACAGGCGAGGGTTGTGAATATAAATATGATGCACTTGTCCTTTCCGTGGGAAGTCAGTTCAAAAAGCCGCCGTTTCCCGGCATTGATCTGGAAGGTGTCCATTTTCTTCAAACCGTCGAAGATGCAAAGGGCATCCGAGAGGGAAGCGGACCTCTGGAAGGGAAAAATGCCGTGGTGATTGGTGCCGGTCTCATCGGTCTTGAGGCCACGGAATCTTTGAAAGCCCAGGGAATGAACATCACCATGATCGAAATGATGGATCAGGCCATGGGGAATATGTTTGACCATGAAATGGTGTTTCACCTCCACAATGAACTTAAGAAAAACGGCGTTGTGCTCAAAACCCTGGAAACAGTCAGGGAAATCAAAGGAAATAATCAATCAACCGTACAATCCGTTGTCACGGACAAAGGCGAATATCCGGCTGATCTGGTGCTGGTGGCGGTGGGTGTGAATCCAAATACCCAGTTGGCCAAAGATGCCGGGCTTGATATTGGTGAAACCGGGGCCATCCGGGTGGACTGTGCCATGCGGACCTCTGACCCTGATATATATGCCGGCGGGGACTGTGTTGAAAACGTTTCCATTGTTACCGGAAGACCCGTTTACACGCCCATGGGCTCCACAGCCAACAAACACGGCAGAATCATCGGCGATAATATCTGCGGCAGATCTTCTGAATTTAACGGTGTGTGCGGGACGGCCATCTGCCGGGTTTTTGGCATCAATGTATCCAGAACCGGACTGACCGAAAAGCAGGCCAGGCAGATGGGATATGACTGCGTTACCGTATTGAGCCCCGCACCGGACAAGCCGCACTTCCTTGACGAGGCCAAGCTGATCATCATTAAACTGGTGGTGGACAAGGCCACCCATAAACTTTTAGGTGCCCAGATTGTGGGACCCGGTGATGTGGCCAAACGTATGGAAGTAGTTGTGGCAAATATTTCGTCCGGGGCCAAAGTAACCGACATTGCCCAGTATGATCTGGCCTATGCGCCGCCTTTTTCCCCGGCCATGGACAATATCATCACAGCAGCCAATATCGCTGAAAACAAACTTTATGGTCTTGGCAGTTCGCTGTCACCTGTGGAGGTCCAGGCCAAAATTGATAACGGCGATGATTTTATCTTCCTTGATGTGCGGTCCCCCAAGGAGTTTGAGCAGATGCGCATTGAAGATTCCAGGATAAAACTGCTCCCCTTGGGTAAACTGAGAAACCTTCTCTCCGAACTGCCCATGGACAAGGAAATTATCGCGTTTTGCAAAATTTCATTGCGCGGGTATGAAGCCGAACGTATTTTGACCGGCGCTGGATATAAAAACGTAAAATATATGGATGGCGGAGTTGTGTGCTGGCCCTATAAAAAATTTGTTCTTTCCTAAAATGATTAAAATTGAGTACTGCCCGACCCAAACGTGTTTATGGTGATTTGACACTAAGCCAATTCGTTGGTATCAGGAAGTTCGGCATGAAGTATATGAATGAAAAATTTATTCATATACTTCATGATTTTTGCGGTTTGATAAATTCGTTTTTTCGGAAATTTTTATATACCCCAAACGTCTCGCATATCTGTTATTGATAGATCGTCATACCGGTTCATTTTTGCAAGCCATTCCGGCATGTCCTCTTTAACTCGCTCTTTTAAATTATCAAGAGCTTCTTTATCAAGTTGGCCTTTTTCAAGTCTAAAGTAGGCAGGAGTTAAGTTCGCAACGGTCTGCGGCAGCCCGATCCAGCATATGGGCCAGTGCTTTGGGTTTTCCGGGGAAAAAGCCAAAAGTTTTCATCCACACCTCTTCATCTTCCATGCAAAAATAGACAGTAACATCAGGGGCAATCTGCCGGAACACGGCAGCAAGGCGTTGGTACATGGCAATGCGTAATGGCTTGAAATAGCGCATTTTATTGTCAAGTCCTGTGATGAATTCACCATAAGGGATGGTGGAATCGGGAAACCGTGCTTCAATGATGGATTTTAAATGAGGCATAAATCTGAATGTGCCAATGGAAATCCACACAACGTCCTTGGGGCTGACATGGTTGAAGATGGCTTCAATCACCAGTTCATAGGCTGTTTCGCATCCAGGATACAGGAAAATGGGGTCAAAGTGAAATGCCACCCGAAACCCCTTGGACACAGCTTTGGCCGCAGCCTTAAGCCGGGCGACCAGCGTTGCGGTACCCCGCTCCTGGGAGGCAATCATCTCCGGGGTATTTACGGACCAGGACAGAATGGTTTTCCGGTTATGTGGCAGGTCCAAAAGCGAGTCTAT
This window contains:
- the fusA gene encoding elongation factor G; translation: MSEEIKSMRNVAFAGHGGAGKTTLAEAMLFKAGVTNRLGKVEEGNTVMDFQPEETKKQQSINTSFIKYTHDKHVVTLMDTPGDQNFFSAAKTCFPVADSMAFVIDGVGGPSAMTEEAAASALEYNLPGFVIINKLDRERSDFSTAVAACDTSLKKKIIPVCYPIGTEDGFKGLVNIVSGEAFEYDADGKATRIDIPADMADEIAADKEAFVENIAELDDDLLEKYLEGEELTEGELKSAFRKGVLDAQFYPAICTSATKMIGIDVVFDFINDYMPSPLDRGAWIAKDADGNDVEVAPDPDAEFTGFVFATIVDPYAGRLSLFRVISGTLGKEGNVLNVTKDTKERFSQLLEIAGKEQKQITGALPGAIVAVSKLKSTLTGDTLTGGKAIQIPAPAPLPPCISFAISPKAKSDEDKIHEAVRKILEEDTGLTLRREEETRQTILSGRGLVHIEVTAEKIQRKFNVGMDIATPKVAYRETFKKKVRVQGKHKKQSGGHGQYGDCWIELEPLPKGSGYEFVDKIVGGVIPKNYIPAVEAGIREAMKKGILAGFPCVDFRTTLDFGSYHAVDSSEMAFKTAGSLAFKNAAAEAKAVLLEPIMKVSVKAPDESTGDIMGDMNSRRGRVLGMDTDGDKQIINALVPMSEMLRYAPDLSSMTGGRGTFTMEFEVYDEVPADLAKKIIDQVNAEKEG
- a CDS encoding FAD-dependent oxidoreductase gives rise to the protein MKKKVLIIGGVACGPKAASRIKRLSPDAEVTILEKGELLSYAGCGLPYYISGQVKNDDDLMTTPAGVVRDPNFFKMVKDIQVKNHTLAESIDRKSKVVKAVDLSTGEGCEYKYDALVLSVGSQFKKPPFPGIDLEGVHFLQTVEDAKGIREGSGPLEGKNAVVIGAGLIGLEATESLKAQGMNITMIEMMDQAMGNMFDHEMVFHLHNELKKNGVVLKTLETVREIKGNNQSTVQSVVTDKGEYPADLVLVAVGVNPNTQLAKDAGLDIGETGAIRVDCAMRTSDPDIYAGGDCVENVSIVTGRPVYTPMGSTANKHGRIIGDNICGRSSEFNGVCGTAICRVFGINVSRTGLTEKQARQMGYDCVTVLSPAPDKPHFLDEAKLIIIKLVVDKATHKLLGAQIVGPGDVAKRMEVVVANISSGAKVTDIAQYDLAYAPPFSPAMDNIITAANIAENKLYGLGSSLSPVEVQAKIDNGDDFIFLDVRSPKEFEQMRIEDSRIKLLPLGKLRNLLSELPMDKEIIAFCKISLRGYEAERILTGAGYKNVKYMDGGVVCWPYKKFVLS
- a CDS encoding spore photoproduct lyase family protein; translated protein: MIRPTRVFIDKNLDLTPEIEYLISKVKLEPEPVEDSKPVYDLINQADDPVGFAKEVLYITSNKGAPIRQCPGTSHYTCCDYTILHCGTFCTMDCSYCILQAYFHPPVLQYFAGFDQYAGALDPLFQGDEILRIGTGEYTDSLIWEPVSLMPEFLVEKFAAQDRAVLELKTKTVNIDSLLDLPHNRKTILSWSVNTPEMIASQERGTATLVARLKAAAKAVSKGFRVAFHFDPIFLYPGCETAYELVIEAIFNHVSPKDVVWISIGTFRFMPHLKSIIEARFPDSTIPYGEFITGLDNKMRYFKPLRIAMYQRLAAVFRQIAPDVTVYFCMEDEEVWMKTFGFFPGKPKALAHMLDRAAADRCELNSCLL